A part of Populus alba chromosome 8, ASM523922v2, whole genome shotgun sequence genomic DNA contains:
- the LOC118052441 gene encoding RNA pseudouridine synthase 5 isoform X4 yields the protein MLCSNNSTSPLCSFGSPWPDLNDGLFYNDAVSTSSDSGLTLIHFYSSKHKNSAPLQGWLQRIHNGQITIDGEVVKEPKAILRDGMELVYHRLPWREPDAPYLLQVLYEDDDMIALNKPPGLQVLPGGLFQQRTVLMQLQWRASKGSSSLAIQGSHPVPVHRLGRGTSGILLCAKTKVAKTSLAAYFADGTSLIGDSSNANMEQSKTRKISKIYRALVNGILNQDKIIIKQPIGTMRYPGVAKGLYVASPSGKPALSKVEVLERDSQLNQTLVQVEIESGRPHQIRIHLSFIGHPLLGDPLYDVGGQPMCFDSEHEDESFAEDGR from the exons ATGTTGTGCAGCAACAACAGCACATCACCGCTTTGTTCTTTCGGGTCACCTTGGCCTGATCTTAACGACGGCTTGTTCTACAACGACGCCGTCTCCACCTCCTCCGATTCTG GATTGACTCTGATACACTTCTACTCTTCCAAGCACAAGAATTCTGCTCCCTTACAAGG TTGGTTGCAGAGGATACACAATGGACAG ATAACAATCGATGGTGAAGTTGTTAAAGAGCCCAAAGCAATCCTTAG GGATGGTATGGAATTGGTCTATCATAGGCTTCCATGGAGAGAGCCCGATGCTCCGTACTTGCTTCAAGTTTtatatgaagatgatgacatg ATTGCTTTGAACAAGCCACCTGGTCTTCAAGTTTTACCTGGAGGGCTTTTCCAGCAACGCACTGTTTTAATGCAACTCCAGTGGAGGGCAAGCAAGGGCAGCTCTTCCCTAGCAATCCAAGGATCACATCCTGTTCCGGTTCATCGCCTGGGAAGGGGTACATCAG GAATCCTACTTTGCGCAAAGACAAAGGTAGCCAAAACTAGCCTTGCTGCATATTTTGCTGATGGGACATCCCTTATTGGAGACAGCAG CAATGCCAACATGGAGCAGAGCAAAACGAGGAAGATTTCAAAGATATACCGAGCACTGGTGAACGGGATACTGAATCAGGATAAG ATTATCATCAAACAGCCAATTGGAACAATGCGTTACCCTGGAGTGGCCAAAGGGCTGTATGTTGCTTCACCCTCAg GTAAACCAGCTTTGAGCAAAGTTGAAGTCCTGGAAAGAGATTCACAACTAAACCAAACATTAGTCCAG GTCGAGATTGAATCAGGACGGCCACACCAAATTCGCATTCATCTTTCTTTCATAGGGCATCCTTTGCTGG GTGATCCTCTTTATGATGTTGGAGGGCAACCAATGTGCTTTGATTCTGAACATGAGGATGAGAGTTTTGCTGAAGACGG
- the LOC118052441 gene encoding RNA pseudouridine synthase 5 isoform X5 produces MLCSNNSTSPLCSFGSPWPDLNDGLFYNDAVSTSSDSGLTLIHFYSSKHKNSAPLQGWLQRIHNGQITIDGEVVKEPKAILRDGMELVYHRLPWREPDAPYLLQVLYEDDDMIALNKPPGLQVLPGGLFQQRTVLMQLQWRASKGSSSLAIQGSHPVPVHRLGRGTSGILLCAKTKVAKTSLAAYFADGTSLIGDSSNANMEQSKTRKISKIYRALVNGILNQDKIIIKQPIGTMRYPGVAKGLYVASPSGKPALSKVEVLERDSQLNQTLVQVEIESGRPHQIRIHLSFIGHPLLGDPLYDVGGQPMCFDSEHEDESFAEDG; encoded by the exons ATGTTGTGCAGCAACAACAGCACATCACCGCTTTGTTCTTTCGGGTCACCTTGGCCTGATCTTAACGACGGCTTGTTCTACAACGACGCCGTCTCCACCTCCTCCGATTCTG GATTGACTCTGATACACTTCTACTCTTCCAAGCACAAGAATTCTGCTCCCTTACAAGG TTGGTTGCAGAGGATACACAATGGACAG ATAACAATCGATGGTGAAGTTGTTAAAGAGCCCAAAGCAATCCTTAG GGATGGTATGGAATTGGTCTATCATAGGCTTCCATGGAGAGAGCCCGATGCTCCGTACTTGCTTCAAGTTTtatatgaagatgatgacatg ATTGCTTTGAACAAGCCACCTGGTCTTCAAGTTTTACCTGGAGGGCTTTTCCAGCAACGCACTGTTTTAATGCAACTCCAGTGGAGGGCAAGCAAGGGCAGCTCTTCCCTAGCAATCCAAGGATCACATCCTGTTCCGGTTCATCGCCTGGGAAGGGGTACATCAG GAATCCTACTTTGCGCAAAGACAAAGGTAGCCAAAACTAGCCTTGCTGCATATTTTGCTGATGGGACATCCCTTATTGGAGACAGCAG CAATGCCAACATGGAGCAGAGCAAAACGAGGAAGATTTCAAAGATATACCGAGCACTGGTGAACGGGATACTGAATCAGGATAAG ATTATCATCAAACAGCCAATTGGAACAATGCGTTACCCTGGAGTGGCCAAAGGGCTGTATGTTGCTTCACCCTCAg GTAAACCAGCTTTGAGCAAAGTTGAAGTCCTGGAAAGAGATTCACAACTAAACCAAACATTAGTCCAG GTCGAGATTGAATCAGGACGGCCACACCAAATTCGCATTCATCTTTCTTTCATAGGGCATCCTTTGCTGG GTGATCCTCTTTATGATGTTGGAGGGCAACCAATGTGCTTTGATTCTGAACATGAGGATGAGAGTTTTGCTGAAGACGG
- the LOC118052441 gene encoding RNA pseudouridine synthase 5 isoform X3, whose amino-acid sequence MLCSNNSTSPLCSFGSPWPDLNDGLFYNDAVSTSSDSGLTLIHFYSSKHKNSAPLQGWLQRIHNGQITIDGEVVKEPKAILRDGMELVYHRLPWREPDAPYLLQVLYEDDDMIALNKPPGLQVLPGGLFQQRTVLMQLQWRASKGSSSLAIQGSHPVPVHRLGRGTSGILLCAKTKVAKTSLAAYFADGTSLIGDSSNANMEQSKTRKISKIYRALVNGILNQDKIIIKQPIGTMRYPGVAKGLYVASPSGKPALSKVEVLERDSQLNQTLVQVEIESGRPHQIRIHLSFIGHPLLGDPLYDVGGQPMCFDSEHEDESFAEDGGYERPAKPVPGDCGYYLHAHQLVLSHPTKNEVGIQ is encoded by the exons ATGTTGTGCAGCAACAACAGCACATCACCGCTTTGTTCTTTCGGGTCACCTTGGCCTGATCTTAACGACGGCTTGTTCTACAACGACGCCGTCTCCACCTCCTCCGATTCTG GATTGACTCTGATACACTTCTACTCTTCCAAGCACAAGAATTCTGCTCCCTTACAAGG TTGGTTGCAGAGGATACACAATGGACAG ATAACAATCGATGGTGAAGTTGTTAAAGAGCCCAAAGCAATCCTTAG GGATGGTATGGAATTGGTCTATCATAGGCTTCCATGGAGAGAGCCCGATGCTCCGTACTTGCTTCAAGTTTtatatgaagatgatgacatg ATTGCTTTGAACAAGCCACCTGGTCTTCAAGTTTTACCTGGAGGGCTTTTCCAGCAACGCACTGTTTTAATGCAACTCCAGTGGAGGGCAAGCAAGGGCAGCTCTTCCCTAGCAATCCAAGGATCACATCCTGTTCCGGTTCATCGCCTGGGAAGGGGTACATCAG GAATCCTACTTTGCGCAAAGACAAAGGTAGCCAAAACTAGCCTTGCTGCATATTTTGCTGATGGGACATCCCTTATTGGAGACAGCAG CAATGCCAACATGGAGCAGAGCAAAACGAGGAAGATTTCAAAGATATACCGAGCACTGGTGAACGGGATACTGAATCAGGATAAG ATTATCATCAAACAGCCAATTGGAACAATGCGTTACCCTGGAGTGGCCAAAGGGCTGTATGTTGCTTCACCCTCAg GTAAACCAGCTTTGAGCAAAGTTGAAGTCCTGGAAAGAGATTCACAACTAAACCAAACATTAGTCCAG GTCGAGATTGAATCAGGACGGCCACACCAAATTCGCATTCATCTTTCTTTCATAGGGCATCCTTTGCTGG GTGATCCTCTTTATGATGTTGGAGGGCAACCAATGTGCTTTGATTCTGAACATGAGGATGAGAGTTTTGCTGAAGACGG